The proteins below come from a single Parageobacillus thermoglucosidasius genomic window:
- a CDS encoding endolytic transglycosylase MltG gives MTKQKIRAIALGMLLATSIIGAAYYMESGSMTTAKLHEALQKDGMVAIKKAEYQKLKKAAQQNNTTAVSNNPQPPKTVYVYLLTIQKGERSIDFAQKLEEAHIIPDADAFVTYLQTRGLTRYIHAGTYKVHSEMSYEEIANLIAKKHR, from the coding sequence ATGACAAAACAAAAAATACGCGCCATCGCTCTCGGCATGCTGTTAGCCACTTCCATAATCGGCGCCGCTTACTACATGGAATCCGGCTCCATGACTACCGCCAAACTTCATGAGGCCCTGCAAAAAGACGGAATGGTCGCGATCAAAAAAGCGGAATATCAAAAATTGAAAAAAGCCGCGCAACAAAACAACACCACTGCGGTTTCCAACAATCCACAGCCGCCAAAAACCGTATATGTGTACTTGTTGACGATTCAAAAAGGGGAAAGATCGATCGACTTTGCGCAAAAGTTAGAGGAAGCTCATATCATTCCCGACGCGGACGCGTTTGTCACTTATTTGCAAACGCGCGGGCTGACCCGTTACATTCACGCCGGCACCTACAAAGTACATAGCGAAATGAGTTATGAAGAAATAGCCAATCTGATCGCGAAAAAGCACCGATAA
- the sodA gene encoding superoxide dismutase SodA yields the protein MAFELPQLPYAYDALEPYIDKETMNIHHTKHHNTYVTNLNAALEGHADLQNKSLEELLSNLEALPESIRTAVRNNGGGHANHSLFWTILSPNGGGEPTGELAEAINKKFGSFAAFKEEFTKAATTRFGSGWAWLVVNNGELEVTSTPNQDSPLMEGKTPILGLDVWEHAYYLKYQNRRPEYIAAFWNIVNWDEVAKRYSEAKAK from the coding sequence ATGGCTTTTGAATTGCCACAATTACCTTATGCTTATGATGCGCTTGAGCCGTATATCGACAAAGAAACGATGAACATTCACCACACGAAACACCATAACACTTATGTAACAAACTTAAATGCTGCTTTAGAAGGACATGCGGATTTACAAAATAAATCGCTTGAAGAATTGCTCAGCAATTTAGAAGCACTTCCGGAAAGCATCCGCACAGCGGTCCGCAACAACGGCGGCGGGCACGCAAACCATTCTCTCTTCTGGACGATTCTTTCGCCAAACGGTGGCGGCGAGCCAACGGGAGAATTAGCGGAAGCCATTAACAAAAAATTCGGCAGCTTTGCAGCGTTCAAAGAAGAATTTACAAAAGCAGCGACGACTCGCTTCGGTTCCGGATGGGCTTGGCTCGTTGTCAACAACGGCGAACTTGAAGTGACAAGCACGCCAAACCAAGACTCGCCATTGATGGAAGGAAAAACTCCGATTCTTGGCTTAGACGTTTGGGAACATGCTTACTATTTGAAATATCAAAACCGTCGTCCAGAATATATTGCAGCATTCTGGAACATTGTGAACTGGGATGAAGTAGCAAAACGCTACAGCGAAGCAAAAGCGAAATAA
- a CDS encoding peptidoglycan D,D-transpeptidase FtsI family protein gives MKKKKTAQVPFRLNILFFVVFLLFSALILRLGVVQIVYGEDYRKEVERTEDEIVSTPVPRGKIYDRFHRVIVDNIPENAITYTRSKTTTPEDTLKVARKLAKYIDKPVDKVTERDMKDYWILTRKEKAEKKVSKKERRELEKQGLSQKEIDKKIYELTLKRITPKDLREITKEELEIIAIKHEMDSGYALTPQIVKNNGVTNKEYAVVSEHLEELPGVSATTDWKRHYVYENTFRSVLGSVTENDEGLPRERLDYFLARDYSRNDRVGKSYLEAQFEGVLHGKKAKIKNVVDKSGNVTSVEQIYSGERGKDLVLTIDIELQQQVEKIIEEEIMATKRKGRSPLLDRAFVVMMDPKTGEVLSLAGKLLTKDENGKTRFVDFAIGNLTSAYAMGSAVKGATVLTGFQTGVLHPNTYIHDEPLYIKGTPAKKSWQTMGTINELTALQRSSNVYMFKTAIAIGGGVYRPHQSLRINPEAFTTIRKYFAQFGLGVKTGIDLPNELGGFQGKETGAGKLLDLVIGQYDMYTPLQMAQYVSTIANGGYRMKPQIVKEIRKPTDSANELGPVVQRFEPVVLNRIDMKTEYIQRVQEGFRRVMQMPKGTAYAYFANAPYKPAGKTGTAEAFYDGPIQSRRNDPTYNLTLVGYAPYDNPEVSFAVVVPWATQGESDGINNRIGRRILDTYFELKAKRAKGNVSNNETDGNMAATTEANE, from the coding sequence TTGAAAAAGAAAAAAACAGCACAAGTGCCGTTTCGGCTGAATATACTTTTTTTCGTTGTGTTTTTATTGTTTTCGGCACTTATTTTACGGCTCGGCGTCGTGCAAATTGTTTATGGGGAAGATTACCGGAAAGAGGTAGAACGTACAGAAGATGAAATTGTCAGCACTCCGGTGCCACGCGGAAAAATTTATGACCGCTTTCACCGCGTCATTGTCGATAATATTCCGGAAAACGCAATAACATATACGCGTTCGAAAACGACAACCCCGGAAGATACATTGAAAGTCGCGCGCAAATTGGCGAAATATATCGATAAACCGGTCGATAAAGTGACGGAACGTGATATGAAAGACTATTGGATTTTAACGAGAAAAGAGAAAGCGGAGAAAAAAGTAAGCAAAAAAGAGCGGAGAGAGTTAGAAAAGCAAGGGTTGTCGCAAAAAGAAATCGATAAAAAAATATATGAGCTGACATTAAAGCGCATAACGCCGAAGGATTTGCGTGAGATAACAAAAGAAGAATTGGAAATTATCGCAATCAAGCATGAAATGGACAGCGGCTATGCGCTGACGCCGCAAATCGTAAAAAATAACGGAGTAACGAATAAAGAATACGCAGTGGTAAGCGAACATTTGGAGGAACTGCCGGGAGTAAGTGCAACGACGGATTGGAAACGCCATTATGTGTATGAAAATACGTTCCGTTCGGTGCTTGGCAGCGTTACAGAAAATGACGAAGGATTGCCGCGCGAACGTTTAGATTATTTTTTGGCGCGTGATTACAGCCGCAATGATCGCGTTGGGAAAAGCTATCTTGAAGCGCAATTCGAGGGTGTATTGCATGGCAAAAAGGCGAAAATCAAAAATGTCGTGGACAAGTCCGGCAATGTGACTTCGGTAGAGCAAATATATAGCGGAGAGCGCGGGAAGGATCTTGTCCTGACGATCGATATCGAACTCCAGCAGCAGGTGGAAAAAATCATCGAAGAAGAAATCATGGCCACAAAGCGGAAGGGGCGGTCTCCGCTGCTTGATCGGGCGTTTGTGGTGATGATGGACCCGAAAACAGGAGAAGTTTTATCTTTGGCTGGAAAACTGCTGACAAAGGATGAAAATGGAAAAACGCGATTTGTTGATTTTGCGATTGGCAACCTCACCTCAGCTTATGCTATGGGATCCGCAGTAAAGGGAGCGACGGTGCTGACGGGCTTTCAAACAGGAGTGTTGCATCCGAATACTTACATCCATGATGAACCATTATATATCAAAGGCACGCCCGCTAAAAAATCGTGGCAGACGATGGGGACGATCAATGAGTTGACCGCGCTGCAGCGCTCCTCGAACGTATATATGTTTAAAACGGCGATCGCGATCGGCGGCGGCGTATACCGCCCGCATCAGTCGTTGCGCATTAATCCTGAAGCATTTACGACCATTCGCAAATATTTTGCTCAGTTTGGGCTTGGCGTGAAAACAGGAATTGATTTGCCAAACGAGCTCGGCGGCTTTCAAGGAAAAGAAACAGGGGCCGGAAAATTGCTAGACCTAGTCATCGGCCAATACGATATGTACACCCCGCTGCAAATGGCGCAATATGTATCAACCATTGCCAACGGCGGCTATCGAATGAAACCGCAAATTGTCAAAGAAATTCGCAAGCCGACGGATAGTGCAAACGAACTGGGGCCAGTTGTTCAACGCTTTGAACCGGTTGTATTGAACCGGATTGATATGAAGACGGAATATATTCAACGAGTGCAGGAAGGATTCCGCCGGGTGATGCAGATGCCGAAAGGAACAGCATATGCGTATTTTGCCAATGCGCCATATAAGCCAGCTGGAAAAACCGGGACAGCGGAAGCATTTTACGACGGGCCAATCCAAAGCAGACGGAATGATCCAACATATAATTTGACATTAGTCGGATATGCTCCATATGATAATCCGGAAGTGTCGTTTGCTGTTGTCGTCCCTTGGGCGACGCAAGGAGAAAGTGACGGCATTAACAATAGAATCGGCAGACGCATTTTAGATACGTATTTTGAGCTAAAAGCCAAGAGAGCAAAAGGAAATGTCTCGAACAATGAGACAGACGGAAACATGGCGGCAACAACGGAGGCAAATGAATAA
- the rpmG gene encoding 50S ribosomal protein L33, which translates to MRVNITLACTECGERNYTTSKNKRNNPDRLELRKYCPRDKKVTLHRETK; encoded by the coding sequence ATGCGCGTGAACATTACATTGGCTTGCACAGAATGCGGTGAGCGTAACTATACTACGTCCAAAAATAAACGCAACAATCCAGATCGCCTTGAATTAAGAAAATATTGCCCAAGAGACAAAAAAGTAACGCTTCATCGCGAAACGAAGTAA
- a CDS encoding YqgQ family protein codes for MKTVYDVQQLLKRFGTIIYIGDRLADLELMEEELKELYQSQLIDVKDYQMALLILRHEAQLEREKRMKRE; via the coding sequence ATGAAAACGGTATACGATGTACAGCAGCTTTTAAAGCGGTTTGGAACGATTATTTACATAGGGGATCGTTTGGCAGATTTAGAGTTGATGGAGGAGGAATTAAAAGAGCTATACCAGTCGCAGTTGATTGATGTGAAAGATTACCAAATGGCGCTTTTGATATTAAGACATGAAGCACAACTAGAACGAGAAAAACGAATGAAAAGGGAATGA
- a CDS encoding spore germination protein — MEKGTKKRVVSPHLQENIMYLRKKLGVGKSFDVIQLDVEYAGRAMSLFMIDGFVKDDILHYLMRRLSFLEERQLQVHPLEKLLKTYLPYVELSKTNDLDEAVDAVLAGPTALVVDGVDYIILIDARTYPVRGPQEPDIERVVRGARDGFVETIVFNTALIRRRVRDPSLRMEYLQVGRRSKTDICVCYIEDIAAPEIIQHVKSAIANIDTDGLAMGEKTVEEFISGRHWNPYPVVRYTERPDTAATHLYEGHVLVIADGSPSVLITPATFWHHLQHAEEYRNKPIVGAYLRLVRFLAVWASIFLLPLWYLVMTEPQWLPSSLSFLAKAKLGDIPLFAQIVMIEIGIDMLRMAAIHTPSSLATALGLVAALMIGGIAVEVGLFSNEVILYFSVAAIGTFATPSYEMGLANRLVRIGLLVLAGLFSIYGYIIGITAWIIALMRMNSFGIPYLWPFIPFSYRAMRDVLIRSPMPLKNRRPTVLHPRDPDR; from the coding sequence ATGGAAAAGGGCACAAAAAAGCGAGTCGTTTCTCCGCATCTCCAAGAAAACATAATGTATTTGCGCAAAAAGCTTGGCGTTGGAAAAAGTTTTGATGTGATTCAGCTTGATGTGGAGTATGCCGGGAGAGCCATGTCATTATTTATGATTGACGGATTTGTCAAAGATGATATTTTGCACTACTTAATGAGGAGATTGTCTTTCCTTGAGGAAAGACAGCTGCAAGTACATCCGCTTGAAAAACTGCTGAAAACGTATCTCCCTTACGTGGAATTAAGTAAAACAAACGATTTAGATGAAGCTGTCGATGCGGTGCTCGCCGGACCGACGGCATTGGTCGTAGATGGCGTTGATTATATTATTCTCATTGATGCGCGCACATATCCCGTTCGCGGGCCGCAAGAACCCGACATTGAGAGAGTGGTCCGCGGGGCACGGGACGGTTTTGTAGAAACGATTGTATTCAATACAGCGTTAATTCGGCGGCGCGTCCGCGACCCGTCATTGCGTATGGAATATTTGCAAGTTGGCCGTCGTTCCAAAACAGATATTTGCGTTTGTTATATTGAAGATATTGCCGCCCCTGAAATTATCCAGCATGTTAAAAGTGCGATTGCCAATATTGATACGGATGGGCTGGCGATGGGAGAGAAAACAGTAGAAGAGTTTATTTCGGGGCGGCATTGGAATCCGTATCCGGTAGTCCGTTATACGGAACGGCCAGATACAGCCGCTACCCATTTATATGAAGGCCATGTGTTAGTCATTGCCGATGGTTCCCCGAGTGTATTAATTACGCCGGCAACGTTTTGGCACCATCTTCAACATGCGGAAGAATACCGCAATAAACCGATCGTTGGCGCATATTTGCGCCTAGTTCGTTTTTTGGCGGTCTGGGCTTCCATTTTTCTCTTGCCGCTTTGGTATTTAGTGATGACAGAGCCGCAATGGCTGCCGTCTTCTTTATCCTTTTTAGCAAAAGCAAAACTTGGCGATATCCCGCTGTTTGCGCAAATTGTCATGATTGAAATTGGCATTGATATGTTGCGGATGGCGGCTATTCATACTCCTTCTTCATTGGCTACGGCACTGGGGCTTGTTGCGGCGCTGATGATCGGCGGGATAGCAGTGGAAGTCGGATTGTTTTCAAACGAAGTCATTTTATATTTTTCGGTTGCGGCAATCGGAACGTTTGCGACGCCAAGCTATGAAATGGGGCTCGCGAATCGCCTTGTGCGGATCGGATTGTTAGTGCTGGCGGGATTATTTAGCATATACGGTTACATTATTGGGATTACCGCGTGGATCATTGCCCTCATGCGGATGAATTCATTTGGCATCCCGTATTTGTGGCCGTTTATTCCATTTTCATATCGGGCGATGCGCGATGTGCTTATTCGTTCCCCAATGCCTTTAAAAAACCGGCGCCCGACGGTGTTGCATCCACGCGATCCTGATCGGTGA
- a CDS encoding 5-formyltetrahydrofolate cyclo-ligase has protein sequence MEEKTQIRDKMKARLQRLTEKEKQAYDKQIAERLYELPIWKQAKTIGITVSKGKEVDTRAIIEQAWDEGKTVSVPKCDPATKTMVFRKIQAFSQLESVYFGLWEPIEELTDEVEGSKIDLMIVPGICFSKDGYRIGYGGGYYDRYLQHAAMPTVSLAYSFQVIKSLPVEKHDIPVQMIITNEGVIKCND, from the coding sequence ATGGAAGAAAAAACGCAGATTCGCGACAAAATGAAAGCACGGTTGCAGCGATTAACAGAAAAAGAAAAACAAGCATATGATAAACAAATTGCTGAAAGGTTATACGAGCTCCCAATATGGAAACAAGCAAAAACGATCGGGATTACTGTTTCTAAAGGGAAAGAAGTGGATACAAGAGCCATTATTGAACAGGCGTGGGATGAAGGGAAAACGGTGAGCGTGCCAAAATGCGATCCGGCAACAAAGACGATGGTGTTTCGGAAAATTCAAGCTTTTTCTCAGCTTGAATCCGTTTATTTCGGCTTATGGGAGCCAATTGAAGAACTGACGGATGAAGTGGAAGGAAGTAAGATCGATCTTATGATTGTTCCGGGAATATGTTTTTCCAAAGACGGCTACCGCATTGGATATGGCGGGGGATATTATGACCGCTATTTGCAGCATGCAGCGATGCCAACGGTTTCATTGGCCTATTCATTCCAAGTGATTAAGTCTCTCCCGGTAGAAAAACATGACATCCCTGTGCAAATGATTATTACAAACGAAGGAGTTATCAAATGTAATGACTGA
- a CDS encoding MFS transporter, with amino-acid sequence MAIIKKLTGQEQITRDLVLLLCIGGCYALSVSLSNTFVNVYLWKQSGEFRDLAVYNLSIVTLQPLTFIVAGKLAKKVDRIIVLRLGVSFLAVFFITVLLVGSSAHNYLILLGALLGVGYGFYWLAFNVLTFEITEPETRDFFNGFFGILTSMAGMVGPIVAGYIISSLANAKGYTLIFSISLGLFVLAVIFSFFLKRRSAKGNYLFLRILKERSYNKNWRLMTNAHFFQGLREGTFVFVISVFVYITSNSEMALGKFGFVNSLTSFIAYYAVSRWMKRKYRKKAILCGGLLLYGAVFLIVFHLSYPRLILYAIVIAIAYPLLLVPYSSLTFDVIGRSWKSAEMRIEYIVVRELFLNGGRIVSILAFLAVIVFFGEKPGIPVLMLILGAGHLLIYLFVRHIHLDGRGTDKEKRSFIPPKLANEEGGSPM; translated from the coding sequence ATGGCAATCATCAAAAAACTTACTGGTCAAGAACAAATTACCCGGGATTTAGTTTTGCTGTTATGCATCGGCGGTTGTTACGCATTGAGCGTGTCTCTTTCCAATACGTTTGTCAACGTGTATTTATGGAAACAATCAGGGGAGTTCCGCGATTTAGCGGTGTACAATTTGTCCATTGTTACATTGCAGCCGCTGACGTTTATTGTAGCTGGAAAATTGGCAAAAAAAGTGGACCGCATTATCGTATTGCGGTTAGGTGTATCGTTTTTGGCGGTTTTTTTTATTACCGTTTTGCTTGTCGGCAGCAGCGCGCATAATTACTTGATCTTATTAGGGGCTCTTTTAGGTGTCGGGTATGGGTTTTATTGGCTCGCTTTTAACGTTTTAACATTTGAAATTACCGAGCCGGAAACTCGCGATTTTTTTAACGGGTTTTTCGGCATTCTCACTTCGATGGCCGGAATGGTCGGGCCGATCGTTGCCGGGTATATTATTTCTTCATTGGCGAATGCGAAAGGATATACGCTGATCTTTTCCATTTCGCTTGGCTTGTTCGTCCTTGCTGTCATTTTCAGCTTTTTTCTCAAGCGCCGTTCTGCAAAAGGAAATTATTTATTTCTTCGCATTTTAAAAGAGAGAAGTTATAATAAAAATTGGCGGTTAATGACGAACGCCCATTTTTTTCAAGGATTGCGCGAAGGAACGTTCGTGTTCGTCATTTCTGTATTCGTCTACATCACTTCGAACAGTGAGATGGCGCTTGGAAAATTCGGTTTCGTGAACTCGCTGACATCATTTATCGCATACTATGCCGTTTCGCGATGGATGAAGCGGAAATATCGCAAGAAGGCGATTTTATGCGGCGGTTTATTGTTATATGGCGCCGTTTTCCTGATTGTTTTTCACCTTTCTTACCCGCGCCTGATTTTGTACGCGATTGTGATCGCCATCGCTTATCCTTTATTGCTTGTCCCGTATTCGTCATTAACGTTTGATGTGATAGGGAGAAGCTGGAAGTCCGCGGAAATGCGCATCGAATACATTGTTGTTCGCGAGTTATTTTTAAACGGCGGACGCATTGTATCCATTCTTGCTTTTTTGGCTGTGATTGTGTTTTTCGGGGAAAAACCGGGCATCCCTGTTTTAATGTTAATACTCGGCGCTGGTCATTTGCTCATTTATTTATTTGTGCGGCACATTCATTTAGATGGCAGGGGAACGGATAAAGAGAAGCGTTCTTTCATTCCGCCAAAGCTAGCGAATGAAGAAGGGGGCTCTCCAATGTAG
- a CDS encoding ROK family glucokinase: protein MTEKWLVGVDLGGTTTKMAFLTEDGDIVHKWEIGTDISNKGENIVRHIAQSLEDTLHRLGESKERLLAIGIGAPGPVQRETGMLYEAVNLGWKNYPLKERLERETSLPVAVDNDANIAALGEMWKGAGNGARDLICVTLGTGVGGGVIANGQIVHGVNGAGGEIGHMTLVAKGGAPCNCGKTGCLETIASATGIVRIAKEKLSQWDKPTLLRGETITAKAVFDAAKANDELALAIVDEVMFYLGLALANAANVSNPEKIVIGGGVSKAGNILVERVGAYFRRFAFPRVAEGATIALATLGNDAGVIGGAWLAKTSLHI, encoded by the coding sequence ATGACGGAAAAATGGCTTGTTGGCGTTGATTTAGGCGGAACAACGACAAAAATGGCGTTTTTAACAGAAGATGGCGATATTGTACATAAATGGGAGATTGGTACAGATATTTCCAACAAGGGGGAAAACATCGTCAGACATATTGCGCAATCGCTAGAAGACACGTTGCATCGCTTAGGAGAAAGCAAGGAACGGCTTTTAGCGATCGGGATTGGCGCGCCAGGCCCGGTGCAAAGGGAAACAGGGATGCTTTATGAAGCAGTGAACTTAGGATGGAAAAATTATCCTCTCAAAGAACGGTTAGAGCGGGAAACCTCTCTTCCTGTAGCGGTAGATAATGACGCGAATATTGCTGCGCTTGGAGAAATGTGGAAAGGAGCCGGCAACGGCGCGCGCGATCTTATTTGCGTGACACTTGGCACCGGCGTCGGCGGCGGAGTGATCGCCAATGGTCAAATTGTGCATGGCGTCAACGGCGCTGGCGGAGAAATCGGCCACATGACATTGGTTGCCAAAGGCGGCGCGCCGTGTAATTGCGGCAAAACCGGATGTTTAGAAACGATTGCTTCTGCGACGGGAATTGTGCGAATTGCGAAAGAAAAATTGTCACAGTGGGACAAGCCGACTTTGCTTCGCGGTGAAACTATCACCGCGAAAGCGGTGTTCGATGCGGCGAAAGCGAATGACGAACTGGCGCTCGCAATTGTGGATGAAGTGATGTTTTACCTAGGATTAGCGTTGGCGAATGCGGCGAACGTGTCCAATCCGGAAAAAATCGTAATTGGCGGCGGCGTGTCAAAAGCAGGAAATATATTGGTGGAACGTGTCGGTGCTTATTTCCGCCGCTTTGCGTTTCCGCGTGTTGCGGAAGGGGCGACGATCGCTCTGGCAACACTTGGAAACGACGCGGGAGTAATCGGCGGCGCATGGCTGGCGAAAACATCGCTCCACATTTGA
- the pstB gene encoding phosphate ABC transporter ATP-binding protein PstB has product MGVTVVMERANVNTLGEAVKKETVYRAHQLNVWYGEHHALKNINLSFYENEITAIIGPSGCGKSTYIKTLNRMIELSPNVRITGEVTYRGRNIFDRSYHVEQLRTNVGMVFQKPNPFPKSIYDNVAYGPRIHGIRNKSVLDEIVEKSLRAAALWDEVKDRLHEHAHALSGGQQQRLCIARCLAVEPDVILMDEPTSALDPISTAKIEELMQQLKEQYSIIIVTHNMQQAARISDKTAFFLNGEVIEYGDTQQLFSNPRDQRTEDYISGRFG; this is encoded by the coding sequence ATGGGTGTAACAGTGGTAATGGAACGGGCGAATGTGAATACATTAGGGGAAGCGGTGAAAAAGGAGACGGTATACCGCGCACATCAACTAAATGTATGGTATGGAGAGCATCATGCTTTAAAAAATATCAATTTATCTTTTTATGAAAATGAAATTACGGCGATCATCGGTCCGTCTGGTTGCGGAAAATCTACCTATATAAAAACGCTGAACCGAATGATTGAATTATCGCCAAATGTTCGAATCACTGGAGAAGTTACTTATCGCGGCCGCAATATTTTTGATCGTTCTTATCATGTAGAACAATTGCGCACGAATGTCGGAATGGTTTTCCAAAAGCCGAACCCGTTTCCGAAATCTATTTACGATAATGTTGCTTACGGGCCACGCATTCATGGAATACGAAATAAAAGCGTATTGGATGAGATTGTCGAAAAAAGTTTGCGTGCGGCGGCGCTTTGGGATGAAGTAAAAGACCGCCTTCATGAGCATGCGCACGCACTTTCGGGAGGACAACAGCAACGGCTGTGCATCGCCCGTTGTTTAGCGGTGGAACCAGATGTGATATTGATGGATGAACCGACTTCTGCGCTTGACCCAATTTCAACAGCGAAAATTGAAGAATTGATGCAGCAGCTGAAAGAACAGTATAGCATTATTATCGTTACACATAATATGCAGCAAGCGGCCCGCATTTCAGATAAAACGGCGTTTTTCTTGAACGGGGAAGTAATAGAATACGGAGATACACAGCAATTATTTTCGAATCCGCGAGATCAGCGAACAGAAGATTATATTTCAGGACGATTCGGATAA
- a CDS encoding rhomboid family intramembrane serine protease, producing MNGKMELLFWQLVYFFIQQRYRIVQLADDAREIWLESLENKHVPIVRLVRYDIDWSQWLKRDMEYAWRIAEQIQKRRIRKFNKMVNIYISTYPPVDDWEFLIEKPLPLLQQRNAALQTLLIHSGNIHLSLQQLADMFQAPVTFPAIADVRDPFFEAERLKRAVFREEREQQERERKLFKYGKPVFTYIFIALQVIVFLLMEWNGGSTNPDVLIKYGAKFNPLIQAGEWWRFFTPIFLHIGFLHLLMNTFALYYLGMTVERLYGSWRFFFIYFTAGFFGTLGSFLFTASLSAGASGAIFGLFGALLYFGTVYRHLFWQTIGTNIIGLIVINLVFGMIVPGIDNAGHIGGLIGGYLAAGIVHLPNHFDWKKQMRSLLISVGIAAFALYIGL from the coding sequence TTGAATGGGAAAATGGAATTGCTGTTCTGGCAGCTTGTCTATTTTTTTATCCAACAGCGTTATCGCATCGTTCAGCTCGCCGATGATGCGCGCGAAATTTGGCTCGAGTCGTTGGAAAACAAGCATGTTCCCATTGTCCGGCTCGTGCGTTATGACATCGATTGGAGCCAATGGTTGAAACGGGACATGGAATATGCTTGGCGCATTGCCGAACAAATTCAGAAACGGCGGATAAGAAAATTCAATAAAATGGTGAATATTTATATTTCAACATATCCCCCAGTTGACGATTGGGAGTTTTTAATCGAAAAACCGCTGCCGCTTTTGCAACAGCGCAATGCCGCTTTGCAAACACTTCTTATTCATTCTGGCAATATCCATCTTTCCTTGCAGCAGTTAGCGGATATGTTCCAGGCGCCGGTCACTTTTCCGGCGATAGCGGATGTGCGTGACCCGTTTTTTGAAGCAGAGCGGCTCAAGCGGGCTGTTTTCCGGGAAGAGAGAGAACAGCAGGAAAGAGAAAGGAAATTGTTTAAATACGGCAAGCCTGTTTTTACGTATATTTTTATCGCGCTGCAAGTGATTGTTTTTCTGCTTATGGAGTGGAACGGAGGCAGCACCAATCCGGACGTTTTGATCAAATATGGCGCAAAATTTAACCCCCTTATTCAAGCGGGGGAGTGGTGGCGCTTTTTTACACCGATTTTTTTACATATCGGTTTCTTGCATTTATTAATGAACACGTTCGCCCTTTATTATTTGGGCATGACGGTCGAACGGCTTTACGGCTCGTGGCGGTTTTTCTTTATCTATTTTACCGCCGGGTTTTTTGGGACGCTTGGCAGCTTTTTATTCACTGCTTCTCTTTCCGCAGGAGCATCAGGCGCCATTTTTGGTTTGTTCGGAGCGCTCCTTTATTTTGGAACCGTGTATCGCCATCTGTTTTGGCAAACGATCGGAACGAATATTATCGGTTTGATTGTTATCAATCTCGTCTTTGGCATGATAGTGCCCGGAATTGATAACGCTGGGCATATTGGCGGGTTGATTGGCGGATATCTTGCTGCTGGCATCGTTCATTTGCCAAACCATTTTGATTGGAAAAAACAAATGCGATCATTGCTCATCTCGGTGGGTATCGCCGCTTTCGCCTTATATATCGGGCTTTAA
- a CDS encoding DUF92 domain-containing protein, translating to MTENEWLYVFASAVVAIGGLFVRSLSISGAMATVIVGMIVGKAFSWKGLMLLGVFFVSSSVWSKIGKKRKQKLIEKVEKGEQRDYIQVFANGGVAVLISFLAIVHPSSLWLDLFIISIAAANADTWASEIGSLSRQTPRLLTNFKKVEAGTSGAVTLLGLLASFLGAAFIGAVSAIQWKDISIITIAFFGWFGSLLDTLFGAVWQAVYRCPVCGIETERKEHCRQPTVHIKGCRFVNNDVVNALSIVCCTTIYIFFTMFR from the coding sequence ATGACTGAAAATGAATGGCTGTACGTGTTTGCTTCCGCCGTGGTGGCAATCGGCGGCTTGTTTGTTCGTTCCCTTTCCATTTCCGGCGCGATGGCAACAGTAATCGTCGGGATGATAGTCGGCAAAGCGTTTTCATGGAAAGGGTTGATGTTATTAGGCGTGTTTTTCGTCAGCTCCAGCGTTTGGAGTAAAATCGGCAAAAAAAGAAAACAGAAACTGATAGAAAAAGTAGAAAAAGGGGAACAACGCGACTATATCCAAGTGTTCGCGAACGGGGGAGTCGCTGTACTGATTAGTTTTTTGGCAATTGTTCATCCGTCTTCGCTTTGGCTCGATCTTTTTATTATTTCTATTGCTGCCGCCAATGCGGATACGTGGGCGTCGGAAATCGGCAGTTTAAGCCGGCAAACGCCGAGGTTATTGACGAATTTCAAAAAGGTTGAAGCCGGAACATCGGGAGCGGTGACGCTGCTAGGCCTGCTTGCTTCTTTTTTAGGAGCTGCTTTTATCGGCGCTGTGAGCGCCATTCAATGGAAAGATATTTCCATTATTACGATCGCGTTTTTCGGATGGTTCGGCAGCCTTTTGGATACATTGTTCGGCGCGGTTTGGCAAGCCGTTTACCGCTGCCCCGTGTGCGGGATTGAAACGGAACGGAAGGAACATTGCCGGCAGCCAACGGTGCATATCAAGGGGTGCCGTTTTGTAAATAACGATGTAGTCAATGCGTTATCGATTGTTTGCTGCACCACAATTTATATTTTCTTCACCATGTTTAGGTGA